One genomic segment of Luteibaculum oceani includes these proteins:
- the sppA gene encoding signal peptide peptidase SppA has translation MKQFFKFVFASMLGTILSGVVLFILFFVVMVGVVATSMSDLKNKDKMVTVEANSVLRLDLSQPIADRSSGDDLNLDFGPFKEAGVLGVDVIKENLEKAAADDRIKGLYINSIYPPAGYANLLEIREAIEKFKESGKWVLAYNEVYAQKGYFLASTADEIYMFPEGAAEITGYSANLMFFKNMLDKIGVEAQIIRGKNNKFKSAVEPFMNSKMSEANKEQTFTYLEDRWETFRSLVAKSRGLTPEKIDEITNTIGTRSAQLALENKMIDGAVYEDEFFQIMANKLGVTKGEDVEVISLNKYKNARVEGFNKYNRSKNEVAVLYANGEINSGESDELSIGSKTFYDEIKRLRNDKDVKAVVLRINSPGGSALASEVIWRELELLKKEKPLVVSMGNLAASGGYYIATPAEKIYANPNTITGSIGVFGILPNVKKLTEDKLGITFDGVKTHKFADLGAAYRPLSNEEYAIIQNQVEQTYSTFLERVANGRGLRVSYVDSIGQGRVWSGIDALELGLVDELGDLEDAIADAASRAELGEDFKVKGYPKIKKPIEKLLEELNMENVRMYAAEKLIDDPALVDAFKSVSTIKSMKGVQMRMPFIIED, from the coding sequence ATGAAACAATTTTTCAAGTTCGTATTTGCCTCCATGTTAGGAACTATCCTATCTGGAGTAGTGTTATTTATCTTGTTTTTTGTAGTTATGGTAGGAGTAGTTGCTACTTCTATGTCAGACTTAAAAAACAAGGATAAAATGGTAACGGTAGAGGCTAATTCTGTTTTAAGGTTAGACCTAAGCCAACCTATTGCAGACAGAAGTTCTGGAGATGATTTAAACCTAGATTTTGGACCGTTTAAAGAAGCTGGTGTCTTAGGTGTTGATGTTATTAAAGAAAACCTCGAAAAGGCAGCCGCTGATGACAGAATAAAGGGACTTTACATCAACAGTATATACCCACCAGCTGGATATGCTAACCTTTTGGAAATTAGGGAAGCCATAGAGAAATTTAAGGAAAGTGGTAAGTGGGTATTAGCATACAACGAAGTTTATGCCCAGAAAGGATACTTTTTAGCCAGTACAGCAGATGAGATTTACATGTTCCCAGAGGGGGCTGCAGAAATAACTGGTTATAGCGCCAACCTCATGTTCTTTAAGAATATGTTGGATAAAATTGGTGTTGAAGCTCAAATTATTAGAGGGAAAAACAACAAATTTAAATCTGCGGTTGAGCCCTTTATGAACTCAAAAATGAGCGAGGCTAACAAGGAGCAAACCTTCACTTACTTGGAAGATCGCTGGGAGACTTTTAGATCTCTTGTTGCAAAATCTCGTGGTCTAACTCCTGAAAAAATAGATGAAATAACCAATACCATTGGCACAAGATCCGCACAACTAGCCTTAGAAAATAAAATGATTGATGGCGCTGTTTACGAAGATGAATTCTTCCAAATAATGGCTAATAAATTAGGAGTTACGAAGGGCGAGGATGTTGAAGTAATTTCTTTGAATAAATACAAAAATGCCCGAGTAGAAGGCTTTAATAAATACAATAGAAGTAAGAACGAGGTAGCAGTTCTATATGCGAATGGTGAGATTAACAGTGGAGAGAGCGATGAGCTTTCAATAGGTTCAAAAACCTTCTACGATGAAATCAAAAGACTTCGTAACGACAAGGACGTAAAAGCGGTTGTACTGCGCATTAACTCTCCTGGTGGATCCGCACTTGCATCTGAGGTAATTTGGAGAGAATTAGAGCTACTTAAGAAAGAAAAACCTCTTGTAGTTTCGATGGGTAACCTAGCTGCTTCTGGTGGATACTACATTGCTACACCAGCAGAAAAAATTTATGCCAACCCGAATACCATTACCGGTTCTATTGGGGTGTTTGGAATTCTACCAAACGTTAAAAAGCTAACTGAGGATAAACTAGGAATCACTTTCGATGGAGTGAAAACCCACAAATTTGCAGACTTAGGGGCTGCTTATCGTCCTTTGAGTAACGAAGAATATGCAATCATTCAAAACCAGGTTGAGCAAACCTACTCTACCTTCCTAGAACGTGTAGCCAATGGAAGAGGACTTCGCGTTTCGTATGTGGATAGCATTGGTCAAGGTAGGGTATGGAGTGGTATCGACGCCCTTGAACTTGGATTGGTAGATGAACTAGGAGACTTAGAAGATGCTATTGCGGATGCAGCTAGTAGAGCTGAATTAGGTGAAGACTTTAAGGTTAAAGGTTATCCAAAAATCAAGAAGCCAATTGAAAAATTATTGGAAGAATTAAACATGGAAAATGTTAGGATGTACGCTGCAGAGAAACTTATCGATGACCCTGCTTTAGTTGACGCTTTTAAAAGTGTTTCAACTATTAAAAGCATGAAAGGCGTTCAAATGAGAATGCCATTTATCATCGAAGATTAG
- a CDS encoding LytR/AlgR family response regulator transcription factor produces the protein MKSFLDRLRAPFPSQSSLLENAKGLFGIGLFVAAFLYLLRPFGISGMNGVLFWICLGFGGVTVVFGLVFQLVCDYLLKIRTDVPSWTLWKWLVQACLLLLWVGLGNYLFMILISDATWKGESLINMLINTIVVGVFPIVFSGLMIQMRSIKKNQTLAGSIKSKKQDPSDTLSSHLLINQGSSAELRLDEGGFFFAEAMQNYVAIHYNEAGELTKKVIRYTLSKLESDCEGTTIIRCHRSYIVNPQKIESISGNAQGLKLKIKNCEVEIPVSRSFIPTLKKSLD, from the coding sequence TTGAAGTCATTTCTCGATAGACTTAGGGCTCCTTTCCCCTCCCAATCCAGCCTTTTAGAAAATGCCAAAGGTCTTTTTGGAATAGGACTTTTTGTTGCAGCATTTTTATATCTGTTACGACCCTTTGGTATTTCGGGAATGAATGGAGTTCTATTTTGGATCTGTCTCGGGTTTGGTGGGGTGACGGTAGTTTTCGGGCTTGTTTTTCAATTGGTTTGCGATTATCTATTAAAAATTAGAACCGATGTGCCATCTTGGACCCTTTGGAAATGGTTGGTCCAAGCGTGCCTTCTATTATTATGGGTAGGGCTGGGGAACTATTTATTTATGATCTTAATCTCCGATGCTACTTGGAAGGGCGAAAGCCTAATTAACATGTTAATAAATACCATCGTTGTAGGTGTTTTCCCTATCGTGTTTTCGGGTTTGATGATTCAGATGAGGTCTATTAAAAAGAATCAAACGCTGGCAGGCAGTATTAAATCCAAGAAACAAGACCCGTCCGATACTTTATCATCTCACTTGCTTATTAACCAAGGAAGCTCAGCAGAACTACGGCTCGATGAGGGGGGATTCTTTTTTGCAGAAGCCATGCAGAACTATGTAGCCATTCACTATAATGAAGCAGGTGAACTCACTAAAAAAGTTATTCGCTATACGCTGTCAAAATTGGAGTCAGACTGCGAGGGGACAACTATTATTAGGTGTCATAGGTCCTATATTGTAAATCCTCAAAAAATAGAATCTATATCTGGGAACGCACAGGGACTGAAATTGAAAATTAAGAATTGCGAAGTGGAAATTCCCGTTTCCAGAAGCTTTATTCCTACCCTTAAAAAAAGCTTGGATTAA
- a CDS encoding DUF2306 domain-containing protein, with protein sequence MEWIIKGITWTHVLAGFSSLIVFWIPVFTKKGGEAHRKAGKIYVALMWAVVISAFLLCINNLSIARYSSAAFLGFLSLITGNVLWYGIAILKNKKGLSSQFRRIQLLLQGAIVLASSLLIFYGIWLEGHSTAILMFVFGGLGLTDLPKFIKNLKGSKSDSWLKTHIVGMCTSGIAAYTAFFVFGGRVLFKGLFVGYWSVVPWIAPGIVGGMIIYLMVRRFDKKKPIT encoded by the coding sequence ATGGAATGGATAATTAAAGGAATAACATGGACACACGTATTAGCTGGATTTTCCAGTTTGATTGTTTTTTGGATTCCTGTTTTTACCAAAAAAGGAGGAGAGGCGCACAGAAAAGCGGGTAAAATATATGTGGCTTTAATGTGGGCGGTTGTTATTAGTGCATTTTTACTTTGTATAAATAATCTTTCAATTGCCAGGTATTCCTCAGCAGCCTTCTTAGGTTTCTTATCTCTTATAACTGGAAATGTTCTCTGGTATGGAATAGCGATTTTAAAAAACAAGAAGGGGCTTTCCAGCCAATTCAGGCGGATTCAATTGCTTCTTCAGGGGGCAATTGTGCTAGCATCCTCGCTTTTGATTTTCTACGGGATATGGTTGGAGGGTCATAGCACTGCCATTTTAATGTTTGTGTTCGGAGGGTTGGGGCTTACCGATTTGCCGAAGTTTATTAAGAATTTAAAGGGATCAAAATCAGACTCTTGGTTAAAGACCCATATAGTTGGAATGTGCACTAGTGGAATTGCAGCTTACACAGCATTTTTCGTGTTTGGAGGCAGGGTCTTATTTAAGGGGCTATTTGTTGGCTATTGGAGTGTAGTTCCATGGATTGCTCCGGGTATAGTTGGAGGGATGATAATTTACTTGATGGTGAGACGATTTGATAAGAAGAAGCCCATTACTTAG
- the folK gene encoding 2-amino-4-hydroxy-6-hydroxymethyldihydropteridine diphosphokinase — MSRISRILHENRFLVHSGYSDFTREALKNAERLENDIYVLLVGANLNDPKQQISEALKRFKKEINGSVIVSSLFRSEAWGFDSELYFLNQVWICRSEKSPLTMLNFIKGIEHEMGRVKTQSERYESRLIDIDILFKGNSVIDFPELQIPHPLIYKRKFTTVPLSELIPNFNHPVLNQKMFQLNDVLTDQVDRLED; from the coding sequence GTGTCGAGAATAAGTCGAATTTTGCACGAAAATAGATTTTTAGTGCACAGTGGGTATAGTGATTTTACAAGAGAGGCTTTAAAAAATGCCGAAAGGTTAGAAAACGACATTTACGTTTTGTTGGTGGGTGCCAACTTAAATGATCCTAAGCAACAAATTAGTGAGGCGCTTAAACGATTTAAAAAAGAAATTAATGGTAGTGTAATCGTTTCTTCTTTGTTTCGGTCCGAGGCTTGGGGCTTCGATTCTGAATTGTACTTTTTGAATCAAGTTTGGATTTGCAGGAGCGAAAAGTCGCCTTTAACAATGTTAAATTTCATTAAAGGGATAGAGCATGAAATGGGGAGGGTTAAAACACAAAGCGAAAGATATGAGTCGCGCCTGATTGACATCGACATTCTTTTTAAGGGGAATTCAGTAATTGATTTTCCGGAGCTTCAGATTCCGCATCCCTTGATATATAAGAGGAAGTTTACAACTGTGCCTCTTTCGGAACTCATTCCCAACTTTAATCACCCAGTGTTAAATCAAAAAATGTTTCAGTTAAATGATGTTTTAACCGATCAAGTCGATAGGTTAGAAGATTAG
- a CDS encoding TonB-dependent receptor codes for MAKYLVFLLLWLPGFLLANHCKNRISGIVSDEVHNESLSYANIYIPELGVGTVANEKGEFAFEEVCDGSYTLKVSHIGCKTEYIKLTVTEDVFITVSLNHNAELLETIAVNADKGELGAGASKSRVVLGSPESSSQVLAESMEKIPGVGTISTGNGIKKPTIHGLSGNRIAIINAGVKLEGQQWGREHAPEIGLNQSSEITIVKGVSALKYGSEAMAGAIILTPKKGLGEKGVALSVDAGYQSNGNGQSNGVNIPFNIGGKYSLTGYLGGAIVRKGNYSSPSRILTNTGYKESSYNGLLSADIEGYKLVYLQSAYQSEIGIFSGAHIGNVTDLLRAVENGSGFSGDTFTYQITEPRQDVFHETQKFEVEKQWKTWSGKMILSRQYNRRQELDQLARQSSRSFPGTQFEITTHQANIHFKKPGKKVTYQWGAQGNFQKNTYEGSYFIPGYYRNQIGAFALAKYYLSTESNLEFGLRQDWAVIDSPNPRNVEGSFEKRASVFSYQILYDRIYHDFQITAQHGRAWRMPGPNELFANGLHHGAARVEEGNVNLKPEITYNSNLDFNYRPKSNWGLNLNLYANYFTGLIYLKPQPEPVLTIRGAFPHFVFEQDRAWHYGADAGLDYKINKRYSAEVAGSLTRIDLLGLGNTVTDLPPENIRIRIERSVGKERKSRIWIQNQWFNKQHQTPSFSNEQSSEYFSAITAAPPAYNLISVGWMGDANLSKDLDFSYFVTVENLLNHEYRSYTDSFRYFASQPGVNVKMGMKIKIANHKK; via the coding sequence ATGGCAAAATATTTAGTGTTTTTGCTGTTATGGCTACCTGGTTTTTTACTGGCTAACCATTGCAAAAACAGAATCTCAGGAATAGTTTCGGACGAAGTCCACAACGAATCACTGAGTTACGCAAACATTTACATTCCAGAACTAGGGGTAGGGACAGTTGCAAACGAAAAAGGCGAGTTCGCATTCGAAGAAGTATGCGATGGATCATACACGCTAAAGGTTTCTCATATCGGTTGTAAAACAGAGTACATAAAACTTACTGTTACCGAGGATGTATTCATAACCGTTTCCTTAAATCACAATGCAGAGCTTTTAGAAACCATAGCCGTTAATGCAGATAAAGGCGAATTGGGAGCAGGGGCATCAAAAAGTAGGGTGGTTTTAGGGAGTCCTGAATCTTCTAGTCAGGTTTTGGCAGAAAGTATGGAGAAAATCCCTGGGGTAGGAACCATAAGCACTGGTAACGGAATTAAAAAGCCAACCATCCATGGGCTTTCGGGAAATAGAATTGCGATTATTAATGCCGGGGTTAAGCTCGAAGGGCAGCAGTGGGGAAGGGAACACGCGCCTGAAATTGGACTTAATCAATCGAGTGAAATAACGATAGTAAAAGGAGTTAGCGCCTTAAAATATGGGTCCGAAGCCATGGCTGGGGCAATTATTCTAACTCCTAAAAAAGGATTGGGTGAAAAAGGTGTTGCGCTTAGCGTGGATGCTGGTTATCAAAGCAATGGGAATGGTCAGAGCAACGGAGTTAATATTCCGTTTAACATCGGAGGTAAATATAGTCTTACCGGCTACCTTGGTGGGGCAATAGTTAGGAAAGGAAATTATTCCTCTCCATCCCGAATTTTAACCAATACAGGATATAAGGAGAGTTCATATAATGGATTGTTATCCGCCGATATTGAAGGCTATAAATTGGTATACCTGCAGAGTGCATACCAATCTGAAATTGGAATATTTTCTGGAGCTCATATTGGTAATGTTACCGATTTACTTCGTGCGGTAGAAAATGGATCAGGATTTTCCGGGGATACATTTACCTATCAGATAACCGAGCCCAGACAAGATGTTTTTCACGAAACTCAAAAATTTGAGGTAGAAAAGCAATGGAAAACATGGTCGGGGAAAATGATTTTAAGTCGCCAATACAACCGAAGACAAGAGCTCGATCAACTAGCTCGACAGAGTTCTAGGTCCTTTCCGGGAACGCAATTTGAAATCACTACCCATCAAGCAAATATCCATTTTAAAAAACCGGGAAAAAAGGTAACCTACCAGTGGGGAGCCCAGGGTAATTTCCAAAAAAACACCTACGAGGGAAGTTATTTCATTCCTGGTTATTATAGAAATCAGATTGGGGCTTTCGCACTTGCCAAGTACTATTTAAGCACAGAGTCTAACTTAGAATTTGGATTAAGACAGGATTGGGCTGTCATAGATAGTCCGAACCCCAGAAATGTGGAAGGAAGTTTTGAAAAACGGGCTTCTGTATTTTCTTATCAAATCCTTTATGATAGAATCTATCACGATTTCCAAATAACAGCACAGCACGGAAGGGCCTGGAGGATGCCCGGACCGAATGAGTTGTTTGCAAATGGCTTACACCATGGTGCAGCAAGGGTGGAGGAGGGAAATGTAAACCTCAAACCTGAGATCACGTACAATTCCAACCTAGACTTTAATTACAGACCAAAGAGCAACTGGGGCTTAAATCTAAACCTGTATGCAAATTATTTTACTGGATTGATTTACCTAAAACCACAGCCGGAGCCAGTTCTTACTATTCGAGGTGCTTTTCCTCACTTTGTTTTCGAACAAGATAGGGCGTGGCATTATGGAGCAGATGCTGGTTTAGATTATAAAATCAATAAAAGGTATAGTGCAGAAGTTGCGGGTTCATTAACTAGGATAGACCTGTTGGGACTCGGAAATACAGTCACAGATTTACCGCCAGAAAATATCAGAATCCGTATAGAAAGATCTGTGGGAAAGGAAAGGAAATCAAGGATTTGGATTCAGAATCAATGGTTTAATAAGCAACATCAAACGCCCAGTTTTTCTAACGAGCAATCCTCCGAATATTTTTCTGCAATAACCGCAGCACCGCCAGCCTATAATCTTATTTCAGTAGGTTGGATGGGAGATGCGAATTTGAGTAAAGATTTGGATTTCAGTTACTTTGTAACTGTTGAAAATTTATTGAATCACGAATATCGATCGTATACCGATAGCTTCAGGTATTTTGCTTCCCAACCTGGAGTGAATGTCAAAATGGGAATGAAAATTAAAATAGCTAATCACAAAAAATGA
- a CDS encoding TPR end-of-group domain-containing protein — MKIALSSKLSVLALAVVFTGCCCLGRMTRNADAVSYKVNPAPLEAHCDEIEVEVTAEFPPKYFDRKTTIDVTPMLVGENGATAKFESFSLQGEKVAGNNTVIPFKSGGSYTFKGKVPYKEGLDYSDLEMNITLKKGTKNKVLDPYQIAVGTITTPYLVQNDDRVLIAKDKFQRVTEHKQEATVNYAQNSSYVRPNELRDADIKELEAFVAEAAKNENITITGVEIQAYASPEGELRFNENLAEDRAESARKVVARILKRKKIDTKADNFFNNIAKGEDWLGFKAEMEKSKIEDKELILRILTMYDDLAKREQEIRNLSKTYTEVADKILPGLRRSQIDVNYKVQGKTDEEILSLAKSNPVDLNVEELLYAATLTSDNKEKLAFYTAAQNQFPADYRGFNNAGVIEFKMGNTAKAKNLFNEAKKVNASAEVHNNLGVIARLEGRKGDARKHFEAGLAAGKDVKYNTGILDIQECRYGSAVTNMAGENTFNAALAAHLDGKNDKAIEVLNAAGNKDAKSHYLYAVVYGDMGNEEKMVAHLKESISADASMKAKAAKDRAFYQYRNNSAFTSVVK; from the coding sequence ATGAAAATCGCTTTATCATCTAAGCTATCTGTATTGGCGTTGGCAGTAGTTTTTACTGGATGTTGTTGTTTGGGTCGTATGACTCGCAACGCAGACGCTGTATCTTATAAAGTAAATCCAGCACCTCTTGAAGCACACTGTGACGAAATTGAGGTTGAAGTAACCGCAGAATTTCCACCAAAATATTTCGATAGAAAAACAACTATCGATGTTACTCCAATGTTAGTTGGTGAAAATGGTGCAACTGCAAAATTTGAGTCTTTTAGCCTACAGGGAGAAAAAGTAGCAGGAAACAATACCGTAATTCCGTTCAAATCGGGTGGTTCTTATACTTTCAAAGGAAAAGTTCCTTACAAAGAAGGTTTAGATTACTCAGATCTAGAAATGAACATTACCCTTAAGAAGGGAACTAAAAACAAAGTTTTAGATCCTTATCAAATTGCGGTAGGAACTATTACTACTCCATACTTAGTTCAAAATGATGATCGCGTTCTAATTGCAAAAGATAAATTTCAGCGTGTTACCGAGCACAAGCAAGAAGCTACTGTAAATTATGCTCAAAACAGTTCTTACGTTCGTCCTAACGAATTAAGAGATGCTGATATTAAAGAACTAGAGGCGTTTGTTGCTGAAGCTGCAAAAAATGAAAACATTACCATTACTGGTGTTGAAATTCAAGCTTATGCTTCACCAGAAGGGGAATTAAGATTTAACGAAAATCTAGCTGAGGATCGTGCAGAGTCTGCTAGAAAAGTGGTTGCAAGAATCCTTAAGAGAAAGAAAATCGATACCAAAGCAGATAATTTCTTCAACAACATTGCTAAAGGTGAGGATTGGTTAGGATTTAAGGCTGAAATGGAAAAGTCTAAAATCGAGGATAAGGAGTTAATCCTTAGAATTTTAACCATGTATGATGATTTAGCAAAGCGTGAGCAAGAAATTAGAAACCTGTCTAAAACGTACACAGAAGTAGCTGATAAAATTCTACCTGGATTAAGAAGATCTCAAATTGATGTTAACTACAAAGTACAAGGTAAAACAGACGAAGAAATTCTAAGCCTTGCTAAGTCTAACCCAGTTGATCTAAACGTTGAGGAGTTGTTATATGCTGCTACTTTAACTAGCGATAACAAAGAGAAATTAGCTTTCTATACGGCAGCTCAAAACCAATTCCCAGCAGATTACAGAGGATTTAATAACGCTGGAGTTATTGAGTTTAAAATGGGTAACACAGCAAAAGCTAAAAACCTATTTAACGAAGCTAAAAAAGTAAATGCTAGCGCAGAGGTTCACAATAACCTAGGTGTAATTGCAAGACTTGAAGGTCGTAAAGGAGATGCTAGAAAGCATTTTGAAGCAGGTTTAGCAGCTGGAAAAGACGTTAAATACAACACGGGTATACTTGATATCCAAGAGTGTAGATATGGTTCTGCTGTTACTAACATGGCTGGAGAAAACACATTTAATGCAGCTTTAGCAGCTCATCTTGATGGTAAAAATGATAAGGCTATTGAGGTGTTAAATGCAGCTGGAAACAAAGATGCTAAGTCTCACTACTTATACGCGGTGGTATACGGTGATATGGGTAACGAAGAAAAAATGGTTGCTCACCTAAAAGAATCTATTTCTGCTGACGCTAGTATGAAAGCAAAAGCAGCTAAAGACAGAGCATTCTACCAATACAGAAACAACAGTGCCTTTACTTCAGTTGTAAAGTAA
- a CDS encoding type 1 periplasmic binding fold superfamily protein encodes MKTTNLFILGLLSLVTFVACEKDKDKPGNDDNDGELITTVLVRVTDANDAKTSFIFSDIDGPGGENPSIDSIKLSIANAPFTAELEFLDESASPAVDITEEIEEEANEHRVCYDVNTGSLSIAITDTDNTGKPLGLNTAWTVSDEVAGSLTITLKHQPGVKDGTCDPGDTDVEVSFPISIK; translated from the coding sequence ATGAAAACTACCAACCTATTCATCTTGGGTCTTTTATCACTTGTAACTTTTGTTGCCTGTGAAAAGGATAAAGACAAACCTGGTAATGATGATAATGATGGTGAATTAATTACCACCGTGCTAGTTCGCGTTACGGATGCGAATGATGCAAAAACTAGTTTTATTTTTTCAGATATAGATGGTCCAGGAGGTGAAAATCCATCTATTGATTCCATTAAGCTATCTATTGCAAATGCTCCGTTTACCGCAGAATTAGAGTTTTTGGATGAATCTGCTTCTCCAGCAGTTGATATTACCGAAGAAATTGAGGAAGAAGCCAACGAACACAGAGTTTGTTACGATGTTAACACGGGTTCTTTATCTATTGCCATTACGGATACCGATAACACCGGTAAACCGCTTGGATTGAATACGGCTTGGACCGTTTCGGATGAGGTTGCAGGAAGTTTAACCATTACTTTAAAGCACCAGCCAGGAGTGAAAGACGGAACCTGTGATCCAGGTGATACGGATGTTGAGGTTAGTTTCCCGATTTCGATTAAGTAA
- a CDS encoding outer membrane beta-barrel protein, whose amino-acid sequence MKLIQVLVLSLFSLGLSAQQSGFFSGGRFMMGSSELKEHPFNNGDVNTKLLFGAGFNANYFFTEAVGVGTDVMLNFSGAKVNGQEDGAGGGIFGGSSGEKYTDKYNFIRLELPFLGKLSIPFGDFAFVAFAGPSFDFNLAGNVTREYNDGDSKSTDIDNMETITTSFKAGGGVQIANANGKVFMLDARISQDLSPFYTNDNNKDFKIGYFAFSIGVGF is encoded by the coding sequence ATGAAACTAATTCAAGTATTAGTATTGTCATTATTTTCTTTAGGACTATCAGCACAGCAATCTGGCTTTTTCTCTGGAGGTAGATTTATGATGGGTAGCTCTGAACTTAAAGAACATCCCTTTAACAATGGCGATGTAAATACCAAGCTTTTATTCGGTGCAGGCTTTAACGCTAATTACTTTTTTACAGAAGCAGTTGGAGTTGGAACCGATGTTATGCTAAACTTTTCTGGAGCTAAGGTAAACGGACAGGAAGATGGCGCCGGAGGTGGCATTTTTGGTGGAAGTAGCGGAGAGAAATACACCGACAAGTATAACTTTATCAGGCTGGAACTTCCTTTCCTAGGAAAATTATCCATTCCATTTGGTGATTTTGCCTTTGTTGCATTCGCAGGACCATCTTTCGATTTTAATTTAGCAGGAAATGTAACTAGAGAGTATAATGATGGCGACAGCAAATCGACTGATATCGACAACATGGAAACCATTACAACTTCTTTTAAAGCTGGTGGTGGAGTACAAATAGCCAATGCCAACGGCAAGGTATTTATGCTCGACGCCAGAATTTCTCAGGATTTAAGTCCCTTTTATACGAACGACAATAACAAAGACTTTAAAATTGGATATTTTGCTTTTTCGATTGGGGTTGGATTCTAA
- a CDS encoding DUF2797 domain-containing protein has protein sequence MKVALQANEVSYYFPFEGKVPVNDWVGKEVVIRFSGQLNCINCSRETNKIFGEGLCYPCFRDAPQAAPCIIRPELCEAHLGKGRDVEWEEQHHNQPHIVYLALSSSVKVGVTREIQVPTRWIDQGANQAIILAEVPYRQLAGEIEVFLKDHYTDKTSWQAMVKNHVAEADLLEEKENAAYELPPELQDFVSDNDEVFDLKYPVIEFPTKAKSIKLDKMPEVQGKLAGIKGQYWLFSDGRVFNWRNHSGYNVEVSQVEESSKSQTELF, from the coding sequence ATGAAAGTAGCCTTACAAGCCAATGAGGTATCCTACTATTTCCCATTCGAAGGAAAAGTTCCGGTAAACGATTGGGTAGGAAAGGAGGTGGTTATTCGCTTTTCGGGCCAACTAAATTGCATTAACTGTAGTAGAGAAACCAATAAAATTTTTGGTGAGGGGCTTTGTTATCCTTGCTTTAGAGATGCTCCACAGGCTGCACCCTGTATTATAAGACCTGAATTATGCGAGGCGCATCTTGGAAAGGGTAGAGATGTAGAGTGGGAGGAACAGCACCATAACCAACCGCATATTGTTTATTTGGCACTCAGTTCATCAGTAAAAGTTGGGGTAACCAGAGAAATTCAGGTGCCAACAAGATGGATAGACCAAGGTGCCAATCAGGCAATTATTCTTGCAGAAGTACCTTATCGCCAATTGGCTGGTGAAATAGAGGTGTTTCTAAAGGATCACTACACGGATAAAACTTCTTGGCAAGCCATGGTTAAAAACCACGTGGCCGAAGCCGATTTGCTTGAAGAAAAGGAAAATGCAGCTTATGAACTACCTCCGGAATTACAAGATTTTGTGTCGGATAACGACGAGGTGTTCGATTTAAAATACCCAGTAATAGAATTCCCTACTAAGGCAAAGTCAATTAAACTGGATAAAATGCCTGAGGTTCAGGGGAAGTTGGCTGGAATAAAAGGTCAATATTGGTTGTTTTCGGATGGAAGGGTATTCAATTGGCGTAACCATAGCGGATACAATGTGGAAGTTTCGCAAGTTGAGGAAAGTAGTAAATCCCAAACTGAATTATTTTAA